Proteins encoded together in one Sphingomonas radiodurans window:
- a CDS encoding hemolysin family protein yields the protein MLPPFPWIDVLIILALVALNGVFAMSELAIVSARRARLEAMARNNHRGARAALTLASDPGKFLSTVQIGITLIGVINGAYSGASLGTPTAARIAALGVPATLADNIGFAVVIGLTTYASLIIGELVPKQFALRKPEPIAAWIALPMTYLAVATRPIVWVLDASSALIFRLLRLNRESEEHVTAEELHMIVAEASKSGIIEEHERSIISGVVRLADRPVREVMTPRTEVEWLDSALDDAAIRAKILASAHSRLPVAQGSIDAVIGVVQARDLARALARGEVLDLKQLVRKAPVIIDQIDAMDALVALRSADVPMALIHDEYGHFEGIVTPANLLAAIAGEFASDSEPGDGPNVVERDDGSLLVAGTMAADALAERLGIDLPGDRDYATVAGLALAVFRHLPGEGESFVEQGWKFEVVDLDGRRIDKLLVSAA from the coding sequence ATGCTTCCGCCGTTCCCCTGGATCGACGTCCTCATCATCCTCGCGCTCGTGGCGTTGAATGGCGTCTTCGCGATGAGCGAACTCGCCATCGTCTCCGCGCGCCGGGCGCGGCTGGAGGCGATGGCGCGCAACAACCATCGTGGCGCCCGCGCTGCGCTGACGCTCGCGTCCGATCCCGGCAAGTTCCTCTCGACCGTCCAGATCGGCATTACGCTGATCGGCGTCATCAACGGCGCCTATTCGGGCGCGAGCCTCGGCACGCCGACCGCGGCGCGCATCGCCGCGCTGGGGGTGCCGGCGACACTGGCCGACAACATCGGCTTTGCGGTCGTCATCGGCCTCACTACCTATGCCTCGCTGATCATCGGCGAGCTCGTTCCGAAGCAGTTCGCGCTACGCAAACCCGAGCCGATCGCCGCCTGGATCGCGCTGCCGATGACTTACCTGGCCGTCGCGACGCGCCCGATCGTCTGGGTGCTCGATGCATCGAGCGCATTGATCTTCCGCTTGCTTCGGCTGAACCGCGAATCGGAAGAACATGTGACGGCGGAGGAGCTGCACATGATCGTCGCGGAGGCCTCGAAGTCGGGCATTATTGAGGAGCATGAACGCTCGATCATCTCGGGCGTCGTCCGCCTAGCCGATCGGCCGGTACGCGAGGTGATGACGCCGCGTACCGAAGTCGAATGGCTCGATTCGGCGCTCGACGATGCCGCGATCCGCGCCAAGATCCTCGCCTCGGCGCACAGCCGCCTGCCGGTCGCGCAGGGATCGATCGACGCGGTGATCGGCGTCGTCCAGGCACGCGATCTGGCCCGCGCCCTCGCCCGGGGCGAGGTGCTCGATCTCAAGCAGCTCGTGCGCAAGGCGCCTGTTATCATCGACCAGATCGATGCGATGGACGCGCTCGTCGCGTTGCGCTCCGCCGACGTGCCGATGGCGCTGATCCACGACGAATACGGCCATTTCGAAGGCATCGTGACGCCCGCCAACCTGCTCGCCGCGATCGCCGGCGAGTTTGCGTCCGATTCGGAGCCGGGCGACGGCCCCAATGTGGTCGAGCGCGACGATGGCTCGCTGCTCGTCGCCGGCACGATGGCGGCCGACGCGCTGGCCGAGCGGCTCGGCATCGATCTGCCCGGCGACCGCGATTATGCCACCGTCGCCGGCCTCGCGCTCGCGGTGTTCCGCCACTTGCCGGGCGAAGGCGAAAGCTTCGTCGAACAGGGCTGGAAGTTCGAAGTGGTCGACCTCGACGGCCGCCGCATCGACAAGCTGCTGGTCAGCGCGGCGTAA
- a CDS encoding cob(I)yrinic acid a,c-diamide adenosyltransferase — translation MVKLNQIYTRTGDLGTTGLVDGSRISKADARMAAIGDVDETNSAIGVAIAALGNHPVTTALTRIQNDLFDLGADLATLGDDFTPSEMVLRMVPAQADWLEREIDALNDHLEPLRSFILPGGAAASLHLARAIARRAERSAVAIDAGVNPAALIYLNRLSDYLFVACRAVNDADGGDPLWVPGASR, via the coding sequence ATGGTAAAGCTCAACCAGATCTACACGCGCACTGGCGACCTCGGCACGACCGGCCTCGTCGACGGCAGCCGCATCTCGAAGGCCGATGCGCGCATGGCCGCGATCGGCGATGTCGACGAAACGAACAGCGCGATCGGCGTCGCCATCGCTGCGCTGGGCAATCATCCCGTCACCACAGCGCTCACGCGAATCCAGAACGATCTGTTCGACCTCGGCGCCGATCTCGCGACACTGGGGGACGATTTCACGCCGTCCGAAATGGTGCTCCGCATGGTGCCCGCACAGGCCGACTGGCTGGAACGCGAGATCGATGCGCTCAACGACCATCTCGAGCCGCTGCGCAGCTTCATCCTCCCGGGTGGCGCAGCCGCGTCGCTGCACCTCGCACGCGCCATCGCGCGGCGGGCGGAGCGCTCGGCGGTGGCGATCGACGCCGGCGTCAATCCGGCCGCGCTTATCTACCTGAATCGCCTGTCCGACTATCTGTTCGTCGCCTGCCGCGCGGTGAACGATGCCGACGGCGGCGATCCGCTCTGGGTGCCGGGCGCCTCGCGCTAA
- a CDS encoding EF-hand domain-containing protein translates to MRVLMVLAGVLPVLAGCGTSEEAADANAAAANYRPPSVTSRLDYGGQIERRFHRLDKNIDDKLSEDELPERMRRVLMRGDTNGDGSLSSDEWGALMLARFDRQDLNKDGSVTTEERVAARQSRRDARSGDQAAR, encoded by the coding sequence ATGCGGGTTTTGATGGTGCTGGCCGGGGTGTTGCCGGTGCTCGCCGGGTGCGGCACGTCCGAGGAAGCGGCCGATGCGAATGCCGCTGCGGCCAATTACCGCCCGCCCAGCGTGACTTCGCGGCTCGATTACGGCGGCCAGATCGAGCGCCGTTTCCATCGCCTCGACAAGAATATCGACGACAAATTATCGGAAGATGAACTGCCCGAGCGGATGCGGCGCGTGCTGATGCGCGGCGACACGAATGGTGATGGCAGCCTGAGTTCCGACGAATGGGGCGCGCTGATGCTTGCGCGATTCGACCGGCAGGACCTGAACAAGGACGGCAGCGTCACCACCGAGGAGCGGGTTGCCGCGCGCCAGAGTCGGCGTGATGCCCGGTCCGGAGACCAGGCGGCGCGCTGA
- the egtB gene encoding ergothioneine biosynthesis protein EgtB: MRNLAASQCDALASSYAQVRDLSTALVAPLGDADATVQSMDDASPAKWHLAHTTWFFETFVLRDHVPGYRLHDPRFPFLFNSYYEAEGRRHARGRRGMITRPSLDEVRDYRAAVDAAVIAALPSLDDTARTLVALGCHHEQQHQELLVTDILHLFSENPLEPAIWPAARKVPVGMPPAINWIERGESVVEIGHDGSGFAFDCEGPRHRTLLAPHAIADRTVTNGEWQAFIADGGYSTPRWWLADGWAWVQRGGITAPLYWEERDSVWTRFGLDGRRAIDPAAPVTHVSFFEADAYAAWAGARLPTEFEWEAAAAAHDPAGGNQLDNAGAVEPRPASTGAAFFGDVWEWTGSAYRPYPGFTAAEGAVGEYNGKFMSGQFVLRGGSCATPRGHLRASYRNFFYPHQRWQFTGVRLARDV, encoded by the coding sequence ATGCGAAATCTCGCCGCATCCCAATGCGATGCGCTGGCCTCCAGCTATGCCCAGGTCCGCGATCTGAGCACCGCGCTCGTCGCGCCGCTGGGCGATGCCGATGCCACCGTCCAGTCGATGGACGATGCGTCGCCGGCAAAATGGCACCTCGCGCATACCACTTGGTTCTTCGAGACGTTCGTGCTGCGCGATCACGTGCCCGGATATCGCCTGCACGATCCGCGCTTCCCGTTCCTCTTCAACAGCTATTACGAGGCCGAAGGCCGGCGCCACGCGCGCGGCCGCCGTGGGATGATCACGCGTCCCAGTCTCGACGAAGTTCGCGATTATCGCGCCGCGGTCGACGCCGCAGTGATCGCGGCCCTGCCGTCGCTCGACGACACGGCCCGCACGCTGGTCGCGCTCGGCTGCCATCACGAACAGCAGCATCAGGAACTGCTCGTCACGGATATCCTGCACCTGTTCAGCGAGAATCCGCTCGAGCCCGCGATCTGGCCCGCTGCGCGCAAGGTACCGGTCGGCATGCCACCGGCGATCAACTGGATCGAGCGCGGCGAGTCGGTGGTCGAGATCGGCCACGACGGTTCCGGCTTCGCATTCGACTGCGAAGGCCCGCGACACCGCACGCTGCTCGCGCCGCACGCAATCGCCGACCGCACCGTGACGAACGGCGAGTGGCAGGCATTCATCGCCGACGGCGGGTACAGCACGCCGCGCTGGTGGCTGGCGGATGGCTGGGCCTGGGTGCAGCGCGGAGGCATCACCGCGCCGCTCTATTGGGAAGAACGCGACTCGGTCTGGACGCGCTTCGGGCTCGACGGGCGCCGTGCGATCGATCCCGCCGCGCCGGTCACGCACGTCAGCTTCTTCGAGGCTGATGCCTATGCCGCCTGGGCCGGCGCACGCCTGCCGACCGAATTCGAATGGGAAGCCGCCGCCGCCGCGCATGATCCGGCGGGCGGCAACCAGCTCGACAACGCCGGCGCGGTCGAGCCGCGCCCGGCCTCGACTGGCGCCGCATTCTTCGGCGACGTGTGGGAATGGACTGGCAGCGCCTATCGCCCCTACCCCGGCTTCACCGCCGCCGAGGGCGCGGTCGGCGAATATAACGGCAAGTTCATGAGCGGCCAGTTCGTGCTCCGCGGCGGCTCGTGCGCCACCCCGCGCGGCCATCTCCGCGCGAGCTACCGCAACTTCTTCTACCCGCACCAGCGCTGGCAGTTCACCGGCGTGCGCCTGGCGCGGGATGTGTGA
- a CDS encoding enoyl-CoA hydratase/isomerase family protein: MMDSVTYEVAENIATITLNRPERRNALNWDAYAKLEAAFRRAVTDEDVRCVIVTGADPAFCSGDDVGEIMAGPDAFAKRKGAPVVRHQPTPAAMAALECDKPVIAAVNGAAVGWGMELALYADIRIASDKAKFAELFIKRGLVCDVGGFYRLPSIVGPAKAAELLFTGDVIDPAEAARIGLVREVVPHDELMARARALAARIAINPPLALRFMKEGLRRAAYGDARELGGWAIETIRRLMATEDHKEGVAAFMEKREPVFSGR, encoded by the coding sequence ATGATGGATAGCGTCACGTACGAAGTTGCGGAGAATATCGCGACGATCACGCTCAACCGCCCCGAACGGCGCAACGCATTGAACTGGGATGCCTATGCCAAATTGGAGGCCGCCTTCCGCCGCGCGGTGACCGACGAGGACGTGCGCTGCGTCATCGTCACCGGCGCCGATCCGGCCTTCTGCTCGGGCGATGACGTCGGCGAGATCATGGCCGGCCCCGATGCCTTCGCCAAGCGCAAGGGCGCCCCCGTCGTGCGCCACCAGCCGACCCCCGCGGCGATGGCGGCGCTCGAATGCGACAAGCCGGTGATCGCAGCGGTCAACGGCGCCGCGGTCGGCTGGGGGATGGAACTGGCGCTGTATGCTGACATCCGCATCGCATCCGACAAGGCGAAGTTCGCCGAACTCTTCATCAAGCGCGGGCTCGTGTGCGACGTCGGCGGTTTCTATCGCCTGCCGTCGATCGTCGGCCCGGCGAAAGCGGCGGAATTGCTGTTCACCGGCGACGTGATCGACCCTGCAGAGGCGGCCCGCATCGGCCTAGTCCGCGAAGTGGTGCCGCACGACGAATTGATGGCCCGCGCCCGCGCGCTGGCAGCCCGCATCGCGATCAACCCGCCGCTCGCGCTGCGCTTCATGAAGGAAGGCCTGCGCCGCGCTGCCTATGGCGACGCCCGCGAACTCGGCGGCTGGGCGATCGAAACGATCCGCCGGCTGATGGCAACCGAGGACCACAAGGAAGGCGTCGCAGCTTTCATGGAAAAGCGCGAGCCGGTGTTCAGCGGGCGGTAG
- the ppc gene encoding phosphoenolpyruvate carboxylase, with translation MNALPPITNNDDIRYLGRVLGDVIRELGGERLFAATEAIRSASVERHRDGGAPVDHHLDALSLDETLDFVRGFMLFSMLANLAEDRQGIAADAGADVASALERLAGEGVDKAAVAKLLDHALIAPVLTAHPTEVRRKSMIDHRNRIAELMALRDTGAEASPDGDLIDEAIVRQVALLWQTRVLRRERLYVTDEVETALSYLRDVFLPVIPALYQRWDRAMGARVPGFLKPGSWIGGDRDGNPFVTADSLRAALAKASGAVLGFYLDQLHALGAELSISMNHAPVDAAVLALAEASGDDAETRSDEPYRRALSGIYGRTAATYEALTGTRAPRPGRPAEAYASPDELRADLVTIARPLARGLLASGGAFGRLIRAVEVFGFHLATLDLRQNSAVHERVVAELLKTAGVCDDYASLDEAARVDLLTRELATARPLTSRFIAYSEETAGELAIVAAAADAHAAYGPGCIRQYIVSMCKSVSDLLEVHLLLKEVGLYVPGDPPSAAVMAVPLFETIEDLEAAPEIMTAWFALPEVAAIASKRGHQEVMIGYSDSNKDGGYLTSTWQLSKASTALKPVFEAAGVGMQLFHGRGGAVGRGGGSAFAAIRAQPPGTVQGRIRITEQGEVIAGKYGTRESATTNLEAMASAALLASLSPAPLSNAENETFSGAMDTLSEAAFHAYRDLVYGTEGFRTFFRQMTPIAEISGLKIGSRPASRTKSARIEDLRAIPWVFSWAQARVMLPGWYGVGQAIAGFEEKGLLAEMAQGWPLFAATLANMEMVLAKSDMGIAERYAGLVEDEKLGGRVFGRIRDGWQATHDGLLAITGQSRLLEAHPALDASIRLRLPYIEPLNLLQIELMRRHRAGDEDPRIGEGILLSINAIATALRNSG, from the coding sequence ATGAACGCGCTTCCGCCGATCACCAACAACGACGACATCCGCTATCTCGGCCGCGTTCTGGGGGACGTGATCCGCGAGCTTGGCGGGGAGCGGCTGTTCGCCGCGACCGAGGCGATCCGATCGGCCTCGGTGGAGCGGCATCGCGACGGCGGGGCGCCGGTCGATCATCATCTCGATGCGCTGTCGCTCGACGAGACGCTCGATTTCGTGCGCGGCTTCATGCTGTTCTCGATGCTCGCGAACCTCGCGGAGGACCGTCAGGGGATTGCGGCGGACGCGGGCGCGGACGTCGCCTCGGCGCTGGAGCGGCTAGCTGGCGAGGGGGTCGACAAGGCGGCGGTGGCAAAGCTGCTCGATCACGCGCTGATCGCGCCGGTGCTGACGGCGCACCCGACCGAAGTGCGGCGCAAGAGCATGATTGACCACCGCAACCGCATCGCAGAGCTGATGGCGCTGCGCGATACGGGGGCCGAGGCATCGCCTGACGGCGATCTGATCGATGAGGCGATCGTGCGGCAAGTCGCGCTGCTGTGGCAGACGCGGGTGCTGCGGCGCGAGCGGCTGTATGTGACGGACGAGGTCGAGACTGCGCTGAGCTATCTGCGCGACGTGTTCCTGCCGGTGATCCCGGCGCTCTATCAGCGCTGGGATCGCGCGATGGGCGCGCGCGTGCCGGGGTTCCTGAAGCCGGGGAGCTGGATCGGCGGCGACCGCGACGGGAATCCGTTCGTGACCGCCGATTCGCTGCGCGCGGCGCTCGCCAAGGCGTCGGGGGCGGTGCTTGGCTTCTATCTCGACCAGCTTCACGCGCTGGGCGCCGAATTGTCGATCTCGATGAACCATGCGCCGGTCGACGCGGCGGTTCTGGCGCTGGCCGAGGCGAGCGGCGACGATGCCGAGACGCGGAGTGACGAGCCGTATCGCCGGGCATTGTCGGGGATCTATGGGCGCACCGCGGCGACCTATGAAGCGCTGACGGGCACGCGTGCGCCGCGGCCGGGGCGGCCGGCGGAGGCTTATGCCAGCCCGGACGAGTTGCGCGCGGATCTCGTGACCATCGCGCGCCCGCTGGCGCGCGGGTTGCTTGCGAGCGGTGGGGCCTTCGGGCGGCTGATCCGCGCGGTCGAGGTGTTCGGTTTCCATCTGGCGACGCTCGACTTGCGGCAGAACAGCGCGGTGCATGAGCGCGTTGTTGCCGAGCTGCTCAAGACGGCGGGCGTGTGCGACGATTATGCTAGCCTCGACGAGGCGGCGCGGGTCGATCTGCTCACGCGCGAGCTGGCGACGGCGCGGCCGCTGACCAGCCGCTTCATCGCGTATAGCGAGGAGACCGCGGGCGAGCTGGCGATCGTCGCGGCGGCGGCGGATGCGCATGCGGCGTATGGGCCGGGGTGCATCCGGCAATATATCGTGTCGATGTGCAAGTCGGTGAGCGATCTGCTCGAAGTGCACCTGCTGCTGAAGGAAGTCGGGCTGTACGTGCCGGGCGATCCGCCAAGTGCCGCGGTGATGGCGGTGCCGCTGTTCGAGACGATCGAGGATCTCGAGGCTGCGCCCGAGATCATGACGGCGTGGTTCGCGCTGCCCGAGGTGGCGGCGATCGCGAGCAAGCGCGGGCATCAGGAAGTGATGATCGGCTATTCCGATTCGAACAAGGACGGCGGCTATCTGACGTCGACGTGGCAGCTGTCGAAAGCGTCGACCGCGCTGAAGCCGGTGTTCGAGGCGGCGGGCGTGGGCATGCAGCTGTTCCATGGCCGCGGCGGTGCGGTGGGGCGCGGCGGCGGATCGGCGTTCGCCGCGATCCGCGCGCAGCCGCCGGGCACGGTGCAGGGCCGTATTCGCATCACCGAACAGGGCGAAGTGATCGCGGGCAAATATGGCACGCGCGAAAGCGCGACGACCAACCTGGAGGCGATGGCCTCGGCGGCGCTGCTCGCGAGCCTGTCGCCGGCGCCACTGTCGAACGCCGAGAACGAGACTTTCTCCGGCGCGATGGACACGCTCTCCGAGGCGGCGTTCCATGCCTATCGCGATCTCGTTTACGGCACCGAGGGGTTCCGCACCTTCTTCCGCCAGATGACGCCGATCGCGGAGATCTCCGGGCTCAAGATCGGTAGCCGCCCGGCGAGCCGGACGAAATCGGCGCGGATCGAGGATCTGCGCGCCATCCCCTGGGTGTTCAGCTGGGCGCAGGCGCGCGTGATGCTGCCGGGCTGGTATGGCGTGGGGCAAGCGATCGCCGGGTTCGAGGAAAAGGGGCTGCTCGCCGAGATGGCACAGGGCTGGCCGCTGTTCGCCGCGACGCTCGCCAACATGGAAATGGTACTGGCGAAATCCGATATGGGGATCGCGGAGCGTTATGCGGGCCTCGTCGAGGACGAGAAGCTGGGGGGCCGCGTGTTCGGGCGCATCCGTGACGGGTGGCAAGCGACGCATGACGGGCTACTCGCGATTACCGGCCAGTCGCGGCTGTTGGAGGCGCATCCGGCGCTCGACGCGTCGATCCGGTTGCGGCTGCCGTATATCGAGCCGCTGAACCTGTTGCAGATCGAGCTGATGCGGCGGCATCGCGCGGGGGATGAGGACCCGCGGATCGGCGAGGGGATCCTGTTGTCGATCAATGCGATTGCGACGGCGTTGCGGAATTCTGGCTGA
- a CDS encoding OmpA family protein produces the protein MRIKSALIAAIAGGTLVTTAACTTDPVTGEQRISKAAIGGIGGALGGYLLGDLVGGRRDRTEKIVGAGIGGIAGAGIGAYMDKQERDLRARTAGTDVQVIRQGDDLLLNIPSGINFAYNSATVQPQFQRTLDQVAGVLGEYNRTYVDVYGHTDSTGSDSYNQGLSEQRARSVADYLSTRGVQSARIGTRGFGETQPIETNETEEGRAANRRVEIKIVPISQSEVG, from the coding sequence ATGCGGATTAAATCTGCGCTCATCGCGGCCATCGCCGGTGGCACGCTCGTCACCACCGCCGCCTGCACCACCGATCCGGTGACCGGCGAGCAGCGCATTTCGAAGGCGGCGATCGGCGGCATCGGCGGCGCGCTGGGCGGATATCTGCTGGGCGATCTCGTCGGCGGGCGGCGCGATCGGACCGAGAAGATCGTCGGCGCCGGGATCGGCGGCATCGCGGGTGCTGGCATCGGTGCGTACATGGACAAGCAGGAGCGCGACCTGCGGGCGCGCACCGCCGGCACCGACGTGCAGGTGATCCGCCAGGGCGACGACCTGCTGCTCAACATCCCGAGCGGGATCAACTTCGCGTACAATTCGGCAACGGTTCAGCCGCAGTTCCAGCGCACGCTGGACCAGGTGGCGGGTGTGCTGGGCGAGTATAACCGCACCTATGTCGACGTGTACGGCCATACCGATTCGACGGGCAGCGATTCGTACAACCAGGGGCTCTCCGAACAGCGCGCGCGATCGGTGGCGGATTATCTATCGACCCGCGGCGTGCAGAGCGCACGGATCGGCACGCGCGGCTTCGGCGAGACACAGCCGATCGAGACCAACGAGACCGAGGAAGGCCGCGCGGCCAATCGACGCGTGGAGATCAAGATCGTGCCGATTTCGCAAAGCGAAGTGGGGTAA
- a CDS encoding nucleoside deaminase codes for MFPLPAPMRAALDAAHEAAAAGEVPVGAVVMREGAIVAVAGNAPRRLQDPTAHAEIRAIRAAAQALGRDRLEDCDLWVTLEPCAMCAGAIAHARIARLYYGALDPKGGAVEHGPRFFAQPTCHHRPEIYSGIGDGEAADLLRGFFAARR; via the coding sequence ATGTTCCCGCTCCCCGCCCCCATGCGCGCGGCGCTGGATGCCGCGCATGAGGCGGCAGCGGCCGGAGAAGTGCCGGTCGGCGCTGTCGTGATGCGGGAGGGCGCAATCGTCGCGGTCGCGGGCAACGCCCCGCGTCGCCTGCAAGACCCCACCGCGCACGCCGAGATCCGCGCGATCCGCGCCGCCGCGCAAGCGCTCGGCCGTGATCGACTCGAGGACTGCGACCTGTGGGTCACGCTCGAGCCCTGCGCGATGTGTGCCGGCGCGATCGCCCATGCCCGGATCGCGCGTCTCTATTACGGCGCGTTGGACCCAAAGGGCGGCGCGGTCGAACACGGCCCGCGCTTCTTCGCGCAGCCGACCTGCCATCACCGCCCGGAAATCTATTCCGGCATCGGCGATGGCGAAGCGGCCGACTTGCTGCGCGGCTTCTTCGCCGCGCGGCGATGA
- a CDS encoding twin transmembrane helix small protein yields the protein MQTFLVILLVAALIATVVALVRGIVAFLQNASDEARGITTDGPSASQMKSNKMMQQRILFQALAILIVVVLLFSAGRT from the coding sequence ATGCAGACGTTCCTGGTCATTCTCCTCGTCGCGGCCCTCATCGCGACGGTCGTCGCGCTGGTCCGCGGCATCGTCGCCTTCCTGCAAAACGCCAGCGACGAAGCGCGCGGGATCACCACCGACGGCCCGAGCGCCAGCCAGATGAAATCGAACAAGATGATGCAGCAACGCATCCTGTTCCAGGCGCTGGCGATCCTGATCGTCGTCGTCCTGTTATTCTCCGCCGGCCGGACCTGA
- a CDS encoding esterase/lipase family protein: MTAYALPVPASRPRNWAVEPARSIAGIVSLVGARHSLLAAPKGDGRTVVTLPGLFTGDRSMFPMRRYLTWLGYHAEGWGLGANFGARTIGSDCEKLFARLETLVAETGPVTLVGVSLGGIIARLAAHRRPDLVREVITIAAPYAGDPRATNVWRLFEWMTGERIDGPAVQDRLREIARPLPVPATAIWSATDGIVNGLICHAPGEPGCRSVEVVSSHMGVQHRPQVMLQVAKTLAGR, translated from the coding sequence ATGACCGCCTACGCCTTACCCGTTCCCGCCTCCCGCCCCCGCAACTGGGCCGTAGAACCAGCCCGCTCGATCGCCGGCATCGTGTCACTCGTCGGCGCACGCCACAGCCTCCTCGCCGCGCCCAAGGGTGACGGCCGCACCGTCGTCACGCTGCCCGGCCTGTTCACCGGCGATCGTTCGATGTTTCCGATGCGGCGCTATCTCACGTGGCTCGGCTATCACGCCGAAGGCTGGGGGCTCGGCGCAAACTTCGGCGCGCGCACGATTGGCTCCGACTGCGAGAAGCTGTTCGCCCGGCTCGAAACGCTCGTCGCCGAGACCGGCCCGGTCACGCTGGTCGGCGTCAGCCTCGGCGGGATCATCGCGCGGCTCGCGGCACACCGCCGCCCCGATCTGGTGCGCGAAGTGATCACGATCGCCGCGCCCTACGCCGGCGATCCGCGCGCCACCAATGTCTGGCGACTGTTCGAATGGATGACCGGTGAGCGGATCGACGGCCCCGCCGTGCAGGATCGGCTCCGCGAAATCGCCCGCCCCCTGCCCGTCCCCGCCACCGCGATCTGGAGCGCGACCGACGGCATCGTCAACGGCCTGATCTGCCACGCCCCCGGCGAGCCTGGCTGCCGCTCGGTCGAAGTCGTCTCCAGCCACATGGGCGTCCAGCACCGCCCGCAAGTGATGCTCCAGGTGGCGAAAACACTGGCCGGGCGGTAA
- a CDS encoding HNH endonuclease, translated as MFHPDLIRHPDACPTLVLNADYTPLSYYPLSIWPWQTAVKAVFLDRVDIVALYEREVRSPTHAMKLPSVIALKQYVKPSQFPAFTRFNLFLRDRFACQYCGTHQRELTFDHVVPRAQGGRTTWENVVTACAPCNLKKGGRTPKQAAMPLHLDPIRPTNWHLQEHGRSYPPNYLHETWHDWLYWDVELEA; from the coding sequence TTGTTCCATCCCGATCTGATCCGCCATCCGGACGCGTGCCCGACGCTCGTCCTTAATGCGGATTACACCCCGCTATCCTATTATCCGCTCAGCATCTGGCCGTGGCAGACCGCGGTCAAGGCGGTGTTCCTCGATCGCGTCGACATCGTCGCGCTGTACGAGCGCGAGGTGCGCAGCCCGACGCATGCGATGAAGCTGCCGTCGGTGATCGCGCTGAAGCAATATGTGAAGCCGTCGCAATTCCCGGCCTTCACGCGCTTCAACCTGTTCCTGCGCGATCGCTTCGCCTGCCAATATTGCGGCACGCACCAGCGCGAGCTGACGTTCGACCATGTCGTGCCGCGCGCACAGGGCGGGCGGACCACGTGGGAGAATGTCGTCACCGCGTGCGCGCCGTGCAATCTGAAGAAGGGCGGGCGGACGCCGAAGCAAGCGGCGATGCCGCTGCATCTCGATCCGATCCGCCCGACGAACTGGCATCTGCAGGAGCATGGCCGCAGTTATCCGCCGAATTATCTCCACGAAACATGGCACGATTGGCTTTATTGGGACGTTGAGCTGGAAGCCTAA
- the gluQRS gene encoding tRNA glutamyl-Q(34) synthetase GluQRS yields the protein MTGVAAPSPTPHIPRVIVTRFAPSPTGRLHLGHAYSAILAHDRARQINGRFLLRIEDIDGTRSRPEHVATTLADLAWLGLAWDGEIVHQSHRLPAYAAALDQLRDLNLLYRCYCTRADIAAASLSAPHGAEPIYPGTCLRLTDQNSDRPHCWRIDMAAAVARAGPLNWRDHATTITADPLAAGDVVLARKDAPASYHLAVTVDDAWQGVTDVVRGNDLFAATHVHRLLQALLGLPTPKYHHHRLLTAPDGTRLAKRTGAPTLAALREAGVDGRALADDLRAGRLPNRGEAS from the coding sequence ATGACGGGGGTTGCCGCACCATCCCCCACCCCGCACATCCCGCGCGTGATCGTCACCCGCTTCGCCCCCTCCCCCACCGGCCGGCTCCACCTCGGCCACGCGTACAGCGCCATCCTCGCGCACGACCGTGCCCGCCAAATCAACGGTCGCTTCCTGCTGCGGATCGAAGATATCGACGGCACGCGCAGCCGCCCCGAGCACGTCGCGACGACCCTCGCCGATCTCGCCTGGCTCGGCCTCGCGTGGGACGGCGAGATCGTCCACCAGTCGCACCGACTACCCGCCTACGCCGCCGCGCTCGACCAGCTCCGCGACCTGAACCTGCTCTACCGCTGCTATTGCACCCGCGCCGACATCGCCGCGGCGAGCCTGTCCGCACCCCACGGCGCCGAGCCGATCTATCCCGGCACGTGCCTCCGCTTGACCGATCAGAACAGCGACCGGCCGCATTGCTGGCGGATCGACATGGCCGCCGCCGTCGCCCGCGCCGGCCCACTCAACTGGCGCGATCACGCCACGACGATCACCGCCGATCCGCTCGCCGCGGGGGACGTGGTGCTCGCGCGCAAGGATGCCCCCGCAAGTTACCATCTGGCAGTGACGGTCGACGACGCATGGCAAGGCGTCACCGATGTGGTCCGCGGCAATGACCTGTTCGCCGCCACCCACGTCCACCGCCTGCTCCAGGCGCTGCTCGGCCTTCCCACCCCCAAGTACCATCACCACCGGCTGCTGACCGCGCCCGACGGCACGCGCCTCGCCAAGCGCACCGGCGCGCCGACGCTGGCGGCGCTGCGCGAGGCGGGCGTCGACGGGCGCGCGCTTGCCGACGATCTGCGCGCCGGGCGCCTTCCCAATCGCGGCGAGGCTTCCTAA